The Streptomyces sp. SS1-1 genome has a segment encoding these proteins:
- a CDS encoding MmcQ/YjbR family DNA-binding protein, with translation MAVPRTALKKWEKVREFALGLPGAAEEFPWGDTVAKVNKKVFVFLGAPDSGHPVAVTVKLTDEAVHTHALTCPGAEPARYGLGRSGWVRIPLEPEGAPAAGLLCEWVEESYRAIAPKRLIGELDGR, from the coding sequence GTGGCCGTGCCCAGGACTGCCCTGAAGAAGTGGGAAAAAGTGCGCGAGTTCGCCCTCGGTCTGCCGGGGGCGGCGGAGGAGTTCCCCTGGGGGGACACCGTCGCGAAGGTCAACAAGAAGGTGTTCGTCTTCCTGGGCGCCCCCGACAGCGGTCACCCCGTGGCGGTGACCGTGAAGCTGACCGATGAGGCCGTCCACACGCACGCCCTGACCTGCCCGGGCGCGGAGCCCGCCCGGTACGGACTGGGCCGGTCGGGCTGGGTGCGTATCCCGCTGGAGCCCGAGGGCGCGCCGGCGGCCGGCCTGCTGTGCGAGTGGGTGGAGGAGAGCTATCGCGCCATCGCCCCGAAACGGCTGATCGGTGAGCTGGACGGGCGCTGA